A window of Hymenobacter siberiensis genomic DNA:
GGAGCAAACCGAGGAGGAGCCTAAATTCGCCCCGGGCGAAACCATTCACGACGTGGCCACCGTGCGCGGCATGTACCAGAACTGGTTTCTGGACTACGCCTCCTACGTAATTCTGGAGCGGGCCGTGCCCGCCATCGAGGACGGCCTCAAGCCCGTGCAGCGCCGCATCCTGCACGCCATGAAGGAGATGGACGACGGCCGCTTCAACAAAGTGGCCAACGTCATCGGGCAGACCATGCAGTACCACCCGCATGGCGACGCCAGCATCGGCGATGCCATCGTGAACCTGGGCCAGAAAGACCTGCTCATCGAAACCCAGGGCAACTGGGGCGACGTGCGTACCGGCGACGGTGCCGCCGCCGCCCGCTACATTGAGGCCCGGCTCTCGAAGTTTGCCATCGACGTGGTGTTCAACCCGGATACCACCGAGTGGCAGCTCAGCTACGACGGCCGCAAGCGCGAGCCCATCACGCTGCCCGTGAAGTTCCCGCTGCTGCTCGCGCAGGGCGTGGAGGGCATTGCTGTGGGCCTGAGCACCAAGATTATGCCCCACAACTTCCGCGAGCTGTGCAAGGCCAGCATCGACGTGCTGCGGGGTCGCGAGGTGCAGCTGTTCCCGGACTTCTCGACCGGCGGCCTGTGCGACGTGACCAATTACAACTCGGGTATGCGCGGGGCCAAAATCCGGCTGCGCGCCACCATCGAGAAGGTCGATAAAACTCTGCTCATCATCCGCGACATTCCCTACGGCTCCACCACCACGGCGCTGATGGAGAGCATCGTGAAGGCCTCGGAAGCCAATAAAATCAAGATTAAGAAGGTGGTCGACAACACGGCGGCCAACGTGGAGATTCAGGTGCAGCTGCCTACTGGCGTGTCGCCCGACCTTACCATGGACGCGCTGTACGCCTTCACCGATTGCGAAATCAGCATCTCGCCCAACACCTGCGTCATCATCGACGACAAGCCCCGCTTCGTGGGCGTGGAAGATGTACTGCGCCAGAGCACCAAGGCCACCGTGCGCCTGCTGGAGCGCGAGCTCGAAATCCGCCAGGATGAGCTATGGGAGCGTTGGCACAACGCTTCGCTGGAAAAAATCTTCATCGAAAACCGCATCTACCGCAAGATTGAGGAGTGCGAAACCTGGGCCGAAATCCTCGAAACGATTGATAAGGGCCTGAAGAAATTCGTGCGCATAGAAGGGGAGAAGGCCAAAGCGGAGGACACCCGCATTGTGCTCCGCCGTCCGATTGAGGAGGACGACCTCACGCGCCTCACCGAAATCCGCATCAAGCGCATCTCAAAATTCGACGCCTTCAAGGCCGACGAATACCTGCAAAAGCTGGAAGCCGAGCTGGCCGAAGTAGCCGACCACCTGGCCAACCTCACGCGTTACGCCATCAACTACTTCGAGGGCCTGCTGAAAAAGTACGGCGCGGGCCGCGAGCGCAAAACCCAGCTCCGCACCTTCGACGTGGTAACGGCTCAGAAAGTGGCCATCGCCAACCAGAAGCTTTACGTGAACCGTGTAGACGGTTTCGTGGGCTACGGCCTAAAAAAGGACGAATTTGTGTGCGACTGCTCCGATTTGGACGATATCATCGCCATCAAGCGCGACGGCACGTTCATGGTAACCAAAATCGGTGATAAGACCTTCGTGGGCAAGGATATCCTGCACGTCGGGGTCTACAACAAGAACGATGACCGGCTGGTGTATAACATGGTGTACCTCGACGGCGCGTCGGGCATCAGCTTTGCCAAGCGCTTTCTCGTTTCGGGCATCACCCGCGACAAAACCTACGACCTGACCAAGGGCACCAAGGGCACCAAAACCCTCTACCTCACGGCCAACCCCAACTCGGAATCCGAGATTGTCAACATCCTGCTTTCCGACAAAGCCCCGGCGCGGGTGAAGCAGTTCGACTTCGATTTTGCCGAGCTCAGCATCAAGGGCAAGGGCTCGATGGGCAACATCGTGACCAAGCAGCCCATCAAAAAAATCACCCAGAAAACCCTGGGCGACTCCACGTTGGGCGGCCGCGAAATGTTCTTCGACAGCGTGGTGGGCCGCCTCAACACCGCCGGCCACGGCCGCTACCTGGGCACCTTCGACACCGAAAATGCCCTGCTGGTAGTGCACAAGGACGGCAGCTACGAGCTGACCGCGCCCGACCCCGCCATTCATTTCGATGTGCCCAACATGGTGCTGCTGCGCAAACTAGAATCCGACACGGTGCTCTCGACGGTGTACCTCGATGGGGAAAGCAAAGTGCACTACGTCAAGCGGTTCAGGATTGAAACTAGTACGCTGGCCAAGCGCTTTCTGTTTATTTCCGAAGCCAAAGGCTCGAAAATGCTGGCCGTGACGGCCAACCCCGAGCCGCTGGTGGAAGTCAAAATTCAGAAGGACAAGAAAGCCGAAAAGGAAACCGAAAACATTGCCCTGCACGACTTTATCGACGTAAAAGGCTGGAAGGCGATGGGCAACAAGCTCAACTACTACAAAATCCACGCCCTCGCGCTGCTCACCGACGAAGGCCCCGAGCCGCAACGCCGCGAAGTGAAAAAGCGCGCCGCTGCCCCCCGGCCCGGCGAAAATCCCGCCGGGGCCGAAGCCCAACCCGAGCCTGCCGGCCCCGTCGACGTAACCGCCGAGGAAGTGGCCCGCGCCCAGGAGCTGCTGAAGCGGCCCAAGGCACAGCTGGGGCTGTTTTAAAACCAGCCGCCGGGTAGTGAAGTGATGCCGGGCGGCTGGCCGTTGAATTTTAAGCGACTGATTCTGGTGCTCAGCAATCCTTTTGCGCTATTTATTTGCGTTTATGCTTGTGTTGTTTCGGTGGTGGTCGTGCTTGCTATTGGTAGCCCGGTGGGGGTATGGCGGGTTGGGTCGCGCCTTGCTGTTCTGCATCCTGGCGTTGCTGCCGGCGGCTGGCCAAATTCGGCCGCTCCCCACTAAACCCATTGTCCTCCCCGTGCTGGCAACTGCCCCACCCGCCGACCCGCCGGCTGTGCGCGTCAAGCTATTCCAGGCCGCTGCGCTCGCCAATAGCTTCAAGGATTCCGAAGCCCTGGCCGTGTACCAGGAAATTCTGAAAGGGGTACCTACCCACTACCTGGCCCTGTGGCAGGCCGCCGTGCTGAGCGTAGAAATCGGTGCCCGTTACTCCGATGAAACCCGCAAATCGGCTTATTTCGACCTCGGCCGGCAGTACGCCGACCGCGCCCTTCTGCTCCGGCCCGAAGGCGGCGAGAGCAACTACGCCGTGGCCCTGGCCCTGTTCAACCAAGCCACGCTGTACCGCGCCGGTGCTCGTCTCAGAGCCTTCAGCGACCTGCGCTCGCACGTATATCTGGCCACCGAGCGCCGGCCCGACCTGCCCGAAGCCTGGCAGCTGCGCGGCCGCTGGCAGTACCGCGTGGCGCACTACAACATAATAGAACGCCTGTACAGTAAAATCGTGCTCGGTGGGGTGCCGCCCGGCGGCGACAGCAAAGAAGCCATGGCCGACTTGGAAAAAGCCCGCGAGCTGGCTCCCCAAAACCTGCAATTTTGCTACGATTTGGCCCGAATGTACGTCTACCAGGGCCGCCGCCGCCGCGCAATTGCCTTGCTGCGCAAGGCCGAGCGCCTGCCCACCTTCACCAGCGAAGACTTGGTGGTAAGCCGCCTGTGCCGCAAAATGCTGCCCCCGCTGGTGCGTGCCGATGCGCGCCGCCAGAAACGCCGTGCGCGCGAAGGCAAAAAACCTAAACCCGCTATTCTGGCTCCCGCTGATTCCAGCCGGGCGCGCCGCGATACCCTCAGCCGCAAGCAGTAGCAACTAGCTTTGCATTTACATGACCATGCGCTTTTCGGTTTCGATACGGTTTTCTTCGCGTTGGCTACCGCTGGTGGGCTCCCTGGCCGTGGCTGCCTGCCAGTCCGCGCCCTCCGAGCAGCCCGACACCCTGGTGAACCTGAAAACAGTGCAGAGCGGCCCCCGCGTGCAGGCCGATGAGCTCAACGGGGCCATCGCTCGCGAGCCCCGCAATACGGCCCTGCTGGCCCGCCGCGCCACCCTGCGCCTGGCTGCCGGCCAGCCCACCGCCGCCCTCACCGACGTAGCCGCCGCTCTGGAAATAGACGATTCCGACAGCAACCTCTACTTCATTCAGGCCAAAGCCTACCGTGCGCTGGGGCAGCTGCCCGCCGCCCTGGCCGCCGCCCGCCAGGCTGCCGACCTTGGCTTTTCGGGTCCCGAACTACCGCTATTTGTGGGCGAAACCCACCTCGCCGCCCGCAACTACCCCGCCGCCCTCGACAACCTCGACCGCACCCTGCGCCTCGACCCCGACCAGCCCGCCGCGCTCTTCTACAAAGGCCTCGCCTACGCCGCCACCGCCGATACCAGCACCGCCGTGCAGTACCTGCAGGATGCCCTGGCCCGCGACTCCCGCGAGCCCGAAATCCTGCACCAGCTGGCCTTTCTGCTTAATGCCTGGCGCATACCCGCCGATGCGGCCCGCTACGCCGCCCTCGGGATGAAGCTCGATACCGCTTCCGGTTTGTTGCGCTACGACTACGGCCGTCAGCTGGAGCTGCAAGGCCGTCCGGATAGTGCCCTGTGGTACTATCGCCGCGCCCTGACCCTCGATACCAGCGTGTACCGGGCCGATTATCGTCTGGGCCTGTCCGCCGTTAAAGCCCGCCAGCCCGTTACCGTCATCAAGCACCTTACCCGTGCCTTGCGCCGCAACCCGCGCCTGCCCGAAGCCCGCTCGCTGCTTGCTGAAGCCCTCGAAACGCAGGGCCGCCTCTCCGAGGCCCTGGTCCAGTACCGCCTGCTCGTGGCCGAAAATCCCGGCAACCCGCACTGGACGTTTAAAGTGTGGAAGACGAATGGCATGGTGCAGGCCACTTTGCCCGATAGCCTGCGCACCGCGCCGCGCTACTTTTACCGCCGCCCCATGGCTCGGCCCCGCATCGAGCCCGTCGCGCCGGTTTCTCCGCTGAATTCAGCAACGGGGAATCAATAGCCCAGAATACTGATTAGAGGCAAGCGTTGGAATTTCCCAGCCGCCGCTTGTCCGAAAAAAATACCGCCCCTCCCGGCACAAGTGCTAACTTGCGCCTTGCTTGGCCCTCCCGGCCGCTTTTACCCCATTCTCATGCTCAACATCACCCTCCCCGACGGCTCCCAGCGCCAGCTGCCCGACGGCGCTACCGGCTACGACGTCGCCGCCAGCATCTCCGAAGGCCTTGCCCGCAATGCCCTCGCCGTCACCGTCAACGGTGACGTGCGCGACCTCCACCGCCCCCTGCCTGACAATGCGCAGGTTAGCATCCTCACCTGGAACGACACCGCCGGCAAATCCACCTACTGGCACTCCTCGGCCCACCTCATGGCCGAGGCCCTCGAAGCGCTGTACCCCGGCGTGAAGCTGGCCATCGGCCCGGCCATCGAAAACGGCTTTTACTACGATGTCGACCTCGGCGACGGCCGCAGCATCAGCAGCGAAGACTTCCCCGAAATCGAGAAGAAGATGCTCGAGCTGGCCAAAACGAAAAGCCGCTACGAGCGCAGGGACGTTTCCAAAGCCGATGCCATTGCCTACTTCACCGACAAGCAGGACCCCTACAAGCTGGAGCTGATTGACGGCCTCGAAGACGGTCAAATTACCTTCTACACGCAGGGCGGCTTCACCGACCTCTGTCGCGGCCCGCACATCCCCGACACCAGCACCATCAAGGCGGCCAAGCTCATGAACGTAGCCGGTGCCTATTGGCGCGGCGACGAGAAGAACAAGCAGCTCACGCGCCTCTACGGTATCACTTTCCCCAAGGCCAAGGACCTCACCGAGTACCTCGAACGTCTCGAGGAAGCCAAGCGGCGCGACCATCGCAAGCTGGGCAAAGAGCTGAAGCTGTTTGCTTTCTCCGAGAAAGTAGGAGCGGGGCTGCCCCTGTGGCTGCCCAAAGGCACCGCCCTGCGCGAGCGCCTCGAACAGTTCCTGCGCAAAGCCCAGGTGAAGGCCGGCTACCAGCCCGTCGTCACGCCCCACATCGGCTCCAAGGAGCTGTACGTTACCAGCGGCCACTACGAGAAATACGGTGCCGACTCGTTCCAGCCCATCAAAACGCCCAACCCCGGCGAGGAATTCTTCCTCAAGCCGATGAATTGCCCCCACCACTGCGAAATATATAAAACCGAGCCCCGCAGCTACCGCGACCTACCCGTGCGCTACGCCGAATTCGGCACCGTGTACCGCTACGAGCAGTCGGGCGAGCTGCACGGCCTCACCCGCGTGCGCGGTTTCACGCAGGACGACGCCCACATCTTCTGCCGTCCCGACCAGGTGAAGGAGGAGTTCAAAAAGGTGATTGACCTGGTGCTCTATGTCTTCAAAAACCTCGGTTTTGAAGACTATACGGCCCAAATCAGCCTGCGCGACCCTGAGAACAAAACCAAGTACATCGGCACCGATGAAAACTGGGTTCTGGCCGAAAGCGCCATCATTGAGGCTGCCGCCGAAAAAGGCCTTTCCACCACCACCGAATTGGGCGAAGCCGCCTTCTACGGTCCCAAGCTCGACTTCATGGTGCGCGACGCCCTCGGCCGCCGCTGGCAGCTTGGCACCATTCAGGTCGATTACAACCTGCCCGAGCGCTTCGACCTCGAATACGTGGCCTCCGACAACACCAAGCAGCGCCCCGTGATGCTGCACCGCGCGCCCTTCGGCTCGCTGGAGCGTTTCGTGGCCGTGCTCATCGAGCACTGCGCCGGCAACTTCCCGCTCTGGCTCACCCCCGAGCAGTTCATCGTGCTGCCCATCTCGGACAAGTACATCGACTACGCCAACGAGGTGAAAGCCCAACTGGAGCAGCGCGACCTGCGCGGCACCGTGGATGCCCGCGACGAGCGCATCGGCCGCAAAATCCGCGATGCCGAGATGAGCAAGCTGCCTTATCTGCTAGTGGTAGGGGAGAAGGAAGCCCAGGACAACATCATCAGTGTGCGCAAGCATGGCGAAGGTGACCTCGGCTCGATGCCGATTGAGGATTTCGTGA
This region includes:
- a CDS encoding DNA gyrase/topoisomerase IV subunit A; this translates as MPTEEQTEEEPKFAPGETIHDVATVRGMYQNWFLDYASYVILERAVPAIEDGLKPVQRRILHAMKEMDDGRFNKVANVIGQTMQYHPHGDASIGDAIVNLGQKDLLIETQGNWGDVRTGDGAAAARYIEARLSKFAIDVVFNPDTTEWQLSYDGRKREPITLPVKFPLLLAQGVEGIAVGLSTKIMPHNFRELCKASIDVLRGREVQLFPDFSTGGLCDVTNYNSGMRGAKIRLRATIEKVDKTLLIIRDIPYGSTTTALMESIVKASEANKIKIKKVVDNTAANVEIQVQLPTGVSPDLTMDALYAFTDCEISISPNTCVIIDDKPRFVGVEDVLRQSTKATVRLLERELEIRQDELWERWHNASLEKIFIENRIYRKIEECETWAEILETIDKGLKKFVRIEGEKAKAEDTRIVLRRPIEEDDLTRLTEIRIKRISKFDAFKADEYLQKLEAELAEVADHLANLTRYAINYFEGLLKKYGAGRERKTQLRTFDVVTAQKVAIANQKLYVNRVDGFVGYGLKKDEFVCDCSDLDDIIAIKRDGTFMVTKIGDKTFVGKDILHVGVYNKNDDRLVYNMVYLDGASGISFAKRFLVSGITRDKTYDLTKGTKGTKTLYLTANPNSESEIVNILLSDKAPARVKQFDFDFAELSIKGKGSMGNIVTKQPIKKITQKTLGDSTLGGREMFFDSVVGRLNTAGHGRYLGTFDTENALLVVHKDGSYELTAPDPAIHFDVPNMVLLRKLESDTVLSTVYLDGESKVHYVKRFRIETSTLAKRFLFISEAKGSKMLAVTANPEPLVEVKIQKDKKAEKETENIALHDFIDVKGWKAMGNKLNYYKIHALALLTDEGPEPQRREVKKRAAAPRPGENPAGAEAQPEPAGPVDVTAEEVARAQELLKRPKAQLGLF
- the thrS gene encoding threonine--tRNA ligase, which codes for MLNITLPDGSQRQLPDGATGYDVAASISEGLARNALAVTVNGDVRDLHRPLPDNAQVSILTWNDTAGKSTYWHSSAHLMAEALEALYPGVKLAIGPAIENGFYYDVDLGDGRSISSEDFPEIEKKMLELAKTKSRYERRDVSKADAIAYFTDKQDPYKLELIDGLEDGQITFYTQGGFTDLCRGPHIPDTSTIKAAKLMNVAGAYWRGDEKNKQLTRLYGITFPKAKDLTEYLERLEEAKRRDHRKLGKELKLFAFSEKVGAGLPLWLPKGTALRERLEQFLRKAQVKAGYQPVVTPHIGSKELYVTSGHYEKYGADSFQPIKTPNPGEEFFLKPMNCPHHCEIYKTEPRSYRDLPVRYAEFGTVYRYEQSGELHGLTRVRGFTQDDAHIFCRPDQVKEEFKKVIDLVLYVFKNLGFEDYTAQISLRDPENKTKYIGTDENWVLAESAIIEAAAEKGLSTTTELGEAAFYGPKLDFMVRDALGRRWQLGTIQVDYNLPERFDLEYVASDNTKQRPVMLHRAPFGSLERFVAVLIEHCAGNFPLWLTPEQFIVLPISDKYIDYANEVKAQLEQRDLRGTVDARDERIGRKIRDAEMSKLPYLLVVGEKEAQDNIISVRKHGEGDLGSMPIEDFVKSVQSQIVEAY
- a CDS encoding tetratricopeptide repeat protein, producing the protein MTMRFSVSIRFSSRWLPLVGSLAVAACQSAPSEQPDTLVNLKTVQSGPRVQADELNGAIAREPRNTALLARRATLRLAAGQPTAALTDVAAALEIDDSDSNLYFIQAKAYRALGQLPAALAAARQAADLGFSGPELPLFVGETHLAARNYPAALDNLDRTLRLDPDQPAALFYKGLAYAATADTSTAVQYLQDALARDSREPEILHQLAFLLNAWRIPADAARYAALGMKLDTASGLLRYDYGRQLELQGRPDSALWYYRRALTLDTSVYRADYRLGLSAVKARQPVTVIKHLTRALRRNPRLPEARSLLAEALETQGRLSEALVQYRLLVAENPGNPHWTFKVWKTNGMVQATLPDSLRTAPRYFYRRPMARPRIEPVAPVSPLNSATGNQ
- a CDS encoding tetratricopeptide repeat protein; the protein is MLATAPPADPPAVRVKLFQAAALANSFKDSEALAVYQEILKGVPTHYLALWQAAVLSVEIGARYSDETRKSAYFDLGRQYADRALLLRPEGGESNYAVALALFNQATLYRAGARLRAFSDLRSHVYLATERRPDLPEAWQLRGRWQYRVAHYNIIERLYSKIVLGGVPPGGDSKEAMADLEKARELAPQNLQFCYDLARMYVYQGRRRRAIALLRKAERLPTFTSEDLVVSRLCRKMLPPLVRADARRQKRRAREGKKPKPAILAPADSSRARRDTLSRKQ